In Dermacentor variabilis isolate Ectoservices chromosome 11, ASM5094787v1, whole genome shotgun sequence, one genomic interval encodes:
- the LOC142564581 gene encoding uncharacterized protein LOC142564581 isoform X1 yields MSHPSLVFGARMASSKVPYQLIFLVTHPADRRTDQPVLHCTAKLGLLPRGLNCAAGDDICRWKRCADDEVESQACVVPMLILSRCGSGRLAARSHHLVLCTASTCFGQGGSQHHIYISKNLGAQNKHFLCK; encoded by the exons ATGTCACATCCGTCTTTGGTTTTTGGCGCCAGAATGGCAAGCTCAAAG gttccttaccagcttattttccttgtgacgcaTCCCGCGGACCGCCGCACCGATCAGCCAGTGCTACATTGTACTG ccaagctcggactgctacctcgaggattaaactgtgctgctggtgatgatatatgcagatggaaaagatgtgcagatgatgaagttgaaagtcaggcatgtgttgtgcccatgctaattctctctcgctgtggaagcggccgcCTGGCAGCGC gaagccatcatctggtgctgtgtacagcaagcacatgcttcgggcaaggagggagccagcaccatatctacatcagcaagaacctcggtgctcaaaataaacattttctgtgcaaataa
- the LOC142564581 gene encoding uncharacterized protein LOC142564581 isoform X2, with protein MSHLFFVFRVRDVTSVFGFWRQNGKLKGSLPAYFPCDASRGPPHRSASATLYWKPSSGAVYSKHMLRARREPAPYLHQQEPRCSK; from the exons atgtcgcatttattctttgtttttcgcgTCCGTGATGTCACATCCGTCTTTGGTTTTTGGCGCCAGAATGGCAAGCTCAAAG gttccttaccagcttattttccttgtgacgcaTCCCGCGGACCGCCGCACCGATCAGCCAGTGCTACATTGTACTG gaagccatcatctggtgctgtgtacagcaagcacatgcttcgggcaaggagggagccagcaccatatctacatcagcaagaacctcggtgctcaaaataa